A region from the Natronoarchaeum mannanilyticum genome encodes:
- a CDS encoding ferredoxin, whose translation MSDLDAEIQDPSDVGSADAPPVEEKPYKIIFEANKCFGAGKCAEVSKNWEMDLKSEMAKPRSYYVGEDDLDHNVRAAEVCPAKKGDGCIHVIDRRTDEELAPDPHGDGTLSVDW comes from the coding sequence ATGAGCGACCTCGATGCCGAGATCCAGGATCCCAGCGACGTCGGGAGCGCCGACGCCCCGCCGGTCGAGGAGAAGCCCTACAAGATCATCTTCGAGGCGAACAAGTGCTTCGGCGCGGGCAAGTGCGCCGAGGTCTCGAAGAACTGGGAGATGGACCTCAAAAGCGAGATGGCCAAACCCCGCTCGTACTACGTCGGCGAGGACGATCTCGATCACAACGTCCGGGCGGCGGAGGTCTGTCCCGCCAAGAAGGGCGATGGCTGCATCCACGTGATCGACCGGCGGACCGACGAGGAGCTCGCTCCCGACCCCCACGGCGACGGGACGCTGTCGGTCGACTGGTAA
- the thrS gene encoding threonine--tRNA ligase: protein MSQEADSQDQIAVVLPDGSELEVPRGATLEDVAFEIGPGLGRDTVGGRIDGELVGKEVPVTEDGAEIELVTEDSDEYVRVLRHTASHCLAQAVQRLYDDVELAIGPPTDEGFYYDFDDLDVDEDDLEEILAEMEEIIEADYEVEYEQVSIEEARERLADQPYKLELLEELAEGGETVSFYSQGEWEDLCKGPHVDSTGEIGAVDLLEIAAAYWRGDEENPMQTRIYGTAFESEEDLEEFKERRREAERRDHRKIGSEMDLFSIQDVTGPGLPLYHPPGKTILRELESFVESLNLDAGYEYVETPHVFKTDLWKESGHYENYQDDMFVFDVDDDEYGLKPMNCPGHATIFDDSSWSYRDLPMRYAENGKVYRKEQRGELSGLSRVWAFTIDDGHLFVRPDQIEREVEQTMDMIDEVLSTFDLDYDVALATRPEKSVGSDEIWERAESQLRDVLDRRNLDYEVEEGDGAFYGPKIDFGFEDAIGRRWDGPTVQLDFNMPERFDLSYVGEDNESHKPVMIHRALYGSYERFFMVLIEHYAGNFPLWLAPEQVRVLPISDDNLGYAHRVKNEFDEFRVEVDGRDSTIERKIRAAHEDRVPYMIVVGDDEEEDGNISVRDRFEDQEYDVEIEEFRDHLQAERDEKRTEPDFLQD, encoded by the coding sequence ATGTCACAGGAAGCAGACTCACAGGACCAGATCGCTGTAGTGCTACCGGACGGCTCGGAACTCGAAGTCCCGCGGGGGGCGACCCTCGAGGACGTCGCCTTCGAGATCGGTCCCGGCCTCGGCCGGGACACCGTCGGCGGCCGAATCGACGGCGAACTCGTCGGCAAGGAGGTCCCCGTCACCGAGGACGGGGCCGAGATCGAACTCGTCACGGAAGACAGCGACGAGTACGTTCGCGTGCTGCGCCACACCGCCTCGCACTGCCTCGCCCAGGCCGTCCAGCGCCTCTACGACGACGTCGAACTGGCGATCGGCCCGCCGACCGACGAGGGCTTTTACTACGACTTCGACGACCTCGACGTCGACGAGGACGACTTAGAGGAGATCCTCGCGGAGATGGAGGAGATCATCGAGGCCGACTACGAGGTCGAGTACGAGCAGGTCTCGATCGAGGAGGCGCGCGAGCGCCTGGCCGACCAGCCCTACAAGCTCGAACTCCTCGAAGAGCTCGCCGAGGGCGGCGAGACCGTCTCGTTCTACAGCCAGGGCGAGTGGGAGGACCTCTGTAAGGGACCACACGTCGACTCGACCGGCGAGATCGGCGCCGTCGACCTGCTGGAGATCGCGGCGGCGTACTGGCGCGGCGACGAGGAGAATCCGATGCAGACCCGGATCTACGGCACCGCCTTCGAGTCCGAGGAGGATCTGGAGGAGTTCAAGGAGCGCCGGCGCGAAGCCGAGCGCCGCGACCACCGCAAGATCGGTTCCGAGATGGACCTGTTCTCGATCCAAGACGTCACCGGCCCCGGCCTACCCCTCTATCACCCGCCGGGCAAGACCATCCTGCGCGAGCTGGAGTCGTTCGTCGAGTCGCTGAACCTCGACGCCGGCTACGAGTACGTCGAGACGCCCCACGTGTTCAAGACCGACCTCTGGAAGGAGAGCGGACACTACGAGAACTACCAGGACGACATGTTCGTCTTCGACGTCGACGACGACGAGTACGGGCTCAAGCCGATGAACTGCCCGGGCCACGCGACGATCTTCGACGACAGCTCCTGGTCCTACCGCGACCTGCCGATGCGCTACGCCGAGAACGGGAAGGTGTACCGCAAGGAACAGCGCGGCGAGCTCTCGGGGCTGTCCCGAGTGTGGGCCTTTACCATCGACGACGGCCACCTGTTCGTCCGCCCAGACCAGATCGAGCGCGAGGTCGAACAGACGATGGACATGATCGACGAGGTGCTCTCGACGTTCGATCTCGACTACGACGTCGCGCTGGCGACCCGGCCCGAGAAGAGCGTCGGCTCCGACGAGATCTGGGAGCGCGCCGAGTCCCAGCTCCGGGACGTGCTCGACCGCCGCAACCTCGACTACGAGGTCGAGGAGGGCGACGGCGCGTTCTACGGGCCGAAGATCGACTTCGGCTTCGAGGACGCCATCGGTCGGCGGTGGGACGGCCCCACCGTGCAACTGGACTTCAACATGCCCGAGCGGTTCGACCTGAGCTACGTCGGCGAGGACAACGAGTCCCACAAGCCGGTGATGATCCACCGCGCGCTGTACGGCAGCTACGAGCGGTTCTTCATGGTGCTGATCGAGCACTACGCGGGCAACTTCCCCCTCTGGCTCGCCCCCGAACAGGTGCGCGTGCTGCCGATCAGCGACGACAACCTCGGCTACGCCCACCGCGTCAAAAACGAGTTCGACGAGTTCCGGGTCGAGGTCGACGGCCGGGACTCCACGATCGAGCGCAAGATCCGCGCGGCCCACGAGGATCGCGTCCCCTACATGATCGTCGTCGGCGACGACGAGGAAGAGGACGGCAACATCTCGGTGCGCGACCGCTTCGAGGATCAGGAGTACGACGTCGAGATCGAGGAGTTCCGCGACCACCTGCAAGCCGAACGCGACGAGAAGCGGACCGAACCGGACTTCCTGCAGGACTGA
- a CDS encoding phosphoribosyltransferase family protein, with amino-acid sequence MNRAEKAALQLRAVSVLRMLKETRTYDELAELTGLPAGDLNRYVNGHVLPSDERAREVVSGVGREALAGELERRVTTDEEGYVDNSGAVFDQAFLDLVAPIAAEAFEFDRPDVVLTAATDGITLAAAMASYYGVRCAYAKQSKETAVEEFIESRQRLQSGIELTYYLPASSIDPGETVLVVDDLIRSGETQELLLDIAERADASVGGVFTLIAVGRDGVERAEERTDAPVGALLERSDA; translated from the coding sequence ATGAACCGCGCAGAGAAAGCTGCCCTCCAGCTGCGGGCCGTCTCCGTGCTCCGGATGCTCAAGGAGACCCGCACGTACGACGAACTAGCGGAGCTGACCGGCCTGCCGGCGGGCGATCTCAACCGATACGTGAACGGCCACGTCCTCCCGAGCGACGAGCGCGCCCGCGAAGTGGTCTCGGGCGTCGGCCGCGAGGCGCTGGCCGGTGAGCTCGAACGGCGCGTCACCACCGACGAGGAAGGCTACGTCGACAACTCCGGCGCCGTGTTCGACCAGGCGTTTCTCGATCTGGTCGCGCCGATCGCCGCCGAGGCGTTCGAGTTCGATCGGCCCGACGTCGTGCTGACGGCGGCGACCGACGGCATCACGCTCGCCGCGGCGATGGCCAGCTACTACGGCGTGCGCTGCGCCTACGCCAAGCAGTCCAAGGAGACGGCCGTCGAGGAGTTCATCGAGTCGCGCCAGCGCCTGCAGTCGGGGATCGAACTCACCTACTACCTGCCGGCGTCGTCGATCGACCCCGGCGAGACGGTGCTGGTCGTCGACGACCTGATCCGCTCGGGCGAAACCCAGGAGCTACTGCTCGACATCGCCGAGCGGGCCGACGCCTCGGTCGGCGGCGTGTTCACGCTGATCGCGGTCGGTAGGGACGGCGTAGAGCGGGCCGAGGAGCGCACGGACGCGCCGGTCGGCGCGTTGCTGGAGCGGAGTGACGCCTAG
- a CDS encoding PQQ-binding-like beta-propeller repeat protein, translating into MRINPREDVTLAPGQNYTVAVVTAVDTGSLIENPSITDPKLEVNVSGTGDASPEITGIVSSERAYGERHDQLSTDNFTLVGEELYAGSVHRTMVRIHVPEEADTITVEARAGRSGSYDNTANSRANQTYTVSRAENRTEEIARLAESRSRTAEDLAEKYDTLINGRSVEEIVDRGMQQTFIQSGLFVKDVYSLSFTGSKLSTATGAKSIVTQFDDYYESTQTEEKFDGPWVGPIIQAENRMLQEGLQQKQMTRVERAGRTGYALEKLAQLSEEEATAWRNGNRDRAVKLLKKQHELVTIEKDIHPDTILKDKDGNHFQPGEFRLPQEAYDQRQAVDYNRNELTLFTTPYFKGVEQYASETASAIGTVALPLARPPKLRVGLENKEHVERHMSSSGTFNATFAVTNGARAGATSREAYLSVVASNETLSIKDVTQVDDRSDAELPGTNVATGDDPVFTHDGDRESIDGTLLDINEQYDPGETNVYNVTLQRNENTDQQATLTYRAAFQPAIHDGNDQSEFVRRPTDDMSGVERGVQGWYVYNVSGDSTPPEAAIAVNKESPSAGEQVTFDASASTDDTGIRSYAWDLDDDGDYERYGRNVTKTYSESGNQGARVKVTDVGGNVDRGGVELDVKPGVDLVVSDLQVNRTAAFRDQPVRVTATVTNEGTKASDYGFRPLFDGQGPAKFTFDERIEEGGLAPGETAQLNFTGRVGSAGTWKLKIDDYLHRTTIPDPVTVDVQAKPVVRIDRTPNHATVGEEVTASIANSTDPDGAIDSWEWDLDNDGTFEESGTEQTWTASEPGVETYRVRLTDDDGHSVTRTRQFAVHRPSDWPTAGRENGRSASTDAVMGPKSDVEVAWEKKLNESLTISDSLQGTPIVVNDTVYAGIELGSNGRVSAFDKQTGETRWTKSIQPEVTGSPVTWGDTLIVPVENGTPAEESLVTFDRHTGERLWQQTNASGSPAIVNGTAYTPSGDAVDVDTGEMVWSTGRTADGVAVSDSRVFLPIGSRLVALRASNGSVAWDRRNVQTGFAAPAVADGTLFTGDGRVRALDAATGETRWQRAIGGRNTSQEVSPALANGTVYFSTHNDSRAVGGRLVALNASTGDEEWTATYPHWGESAPIVVNGTVYVGSNACEEVCDTTYYPDGIVWAFDAETGEEYWTFRVDEHLRSAPSASDGKLYVGNGMGTLRALGGDTTPPDNSPPDAALSANATNVTVRTPIRFTGESSSDPDGDSLAYEWDFDGDDAVDATGETVTRAFDASGNYTVSLTVSDGEATADDTVAISVANATNESGGATDEGNESGGNESGGSTDDGETGGLTPTIPSGGGGTIDPVPDEDPSTSNASNESEANATTGPKNGSITIVEVTPETTSLSPDETVGVSVTVERTARTTEAAQLNLTTDGRRLDAASVAFSSNESRTAELTATFDEPGTYPLTVDGSEAATITVEQQGEESRNGTATHNGTEAGNGTGSENETAAGNETEPANVSGTQNGTAVRNGTSAENGTEATNESDAAQPDSVPGFGVVPALVAFLVLAIGARRRTS; encoded by the coding sequence GTGCGAATCAATCCGCGAGAAGACGTCACGCTCGCCCCCGGACAAAACTATACTGTCGCCGTCGTCACCGCTGTCGACACGGGATCCCTCATCGAGAACCCCTCGATCACCGATCCAAAACTCGAGGTGAACGTCTCGGGGACGGGCGACGCCTCCCCGGAGATCACGGGCATCGTCTCCTCCGAACGCGCTTACGGAGAACGGCACGATCAGCTATCGACTGATAACTTTACGCTGGTGGGCGAGGAGCTATACGCTGGTTCGGTCCACAGAACGATGGTTCGGATCCACGTCCCCGAGGAAGCTGATACGATCACCGTGGAGGCCCGGGCCGGGCGAAGCGGTTCGTACGACAACACCGCCAACAGCCGCGCCAACCAGACCTACACGGTTTCGCGTGCGGAGAATCGGACCGAGGAGATAGCGCGGCTCGCCGAGTCGCGCTCCCGAACTGCCGAAGATCTCGCAGAAAAATACGATACACTGATCAACGGTCGTTCGGTCGAAGAGATCGTCGACAGGGGGATGCAACAGACGTTCATCCAGTCGGGACTGTTCGTCAAAGACGTCTACTCGCTCTCGTTCACCGGGAGCAAGCTCTCGACGGCAACCGGCGCGAAATCGATCGTCACCCAGTTCGATGACTACTACGAAAGTACGCAAACCGAGGAGAAGTTCGACGGGCCGTGGGTCGGGCCGATCATTCAGGCGGAAAACCGGATGCTACAAGAGGGACTTCAACAGAAACAGATGACTCGCGTTGAGCGCGCCGGCCGGACGGGATACGCCTTAGAAAAGCTCGCACAACTCTCTGAAGAGGAGGCGACTGCATGGCGCAACGGAAACCGCGATCGCGCAGTTAAACTCCTCAAAAAACAACACGAGCTCGTAACGATAGAGAAAGACATTCATCCTGACACCATTCTCAAGGATAAGGACGGCAACCATTTCCAACCTGGTGAGTTTCGACTCCCGCAAGAAGCCTACGACCAGCGACAGGCAGTAGATTACAATCGCAACGAACTGACCTTGTTCACCACGCCCTACTTCAAGGGTGTCGAACAGTACGCAAGTGAGACGGCATCGGCAATTGGAACCGTCGCGCTTCCGCTGGCACGACCCCCGAAACTACGCGTTGGATTGGAGAACAAGGAGCACGTTGAGCGCCACATGTCGTCGTCTGGGACGTTCAACGCGACGTTCGCCGTCACGAACGGCGCCCGCGCCGGGGCGACGAGCCGGGAAGCGTATCTCTCGGTCGTCGCTTCCAACGAAACGCTCTCGATCAAGGACGTGACGCAGGTCGACGACCGCAGCGACGCCGAGCTCCCTGGCACCAACGTTGCGACCGGTGACGACCCGGTGTTCACGCACGACGGCGACCGCGAGTCGATCGACGGGACGCTGCTGGATATCAACGAACAGTATGACCCCGGCGAGACGAACGTCTACAACGTGACGCTACAGCGGAACGAGAACACGGACCAGCAGGCGACGCTCACGTACCGCGCCGCCTTCCAGCCGGCAATCCACGACGGTAACGATCAGTCCGAGTTCGTCCGCCGACCGACGGACGACATGTCCGGCGTTGAACGAGGCGTACAGGGCTGGTACGTCTACAACGTCAGCGGCGATTCCACGCCGCCAGAGGCCGCCATCGCAGTCAACAAGGAATCGCCCAGCGCCGGCGAGCAGGTCACGTTCGACGCCAGCGCCTCGACCGACGACACCGGCATCCGGAGCTACGCGTGGGACCTCGACGACGACGGCGACTACGAGCGGTACGGGCGGAACGTCACGAAGACCTACTCGGAGTCCGGCAACCAGGGGGCAAGAGTCAAAGTGACGGACGTGGGTGGCAACGTGGACCGGGGGGGCGTCGAACTCGATGTCAAGCCGGGCGTCGACCTCGTCGTGTCCGATCTACAGGTCAACCGGACGGCGGCGTTCCGCGACCAGCCCGTCCGCGTCACCGCGACGGTGACCAACGAGGGGACCAAGGCGTCGGACTACGGGTTCAGGCCGCTGTTCGACGGTCAGGGCCCGGCCAAGTTCACGTTCGACGAGCGGATCGAAGAGGGGGGGTTAGCTCCCGGTGAGACGGCGCAGCTGAACTTCACGGGACGGGTCGGGAGCGCGGGAACGTGGAAACTCAAGATCGACGATTACCTGCACCGAACGACGATTCCCGACCCAGTCACCGTCGACGTGCAGGCCAAACCGGTCGTCCGAATCGACCGAACGCCGAATCACGCCACCGTCGGCGAGGAGGTCACCGCGTCGATCGCGAACTCGACCGATCCGGACGGCGCGATCGACAGCTGGGAGTGGGACCTCGACAACGATGGCACGTTCGAGGAGTCAGGGACCGAACAAACGTGGACCGCGTCCGAGCCCGGCGTGGAAACGTACCGCGTCCGGCTCACTGACGACGACGGGCACAGCGTCACGCGGACCCGGCAGTTCGCCGTCCATCGCCCCTCTGACTGGCCGACGGCAGGACGCGAGAACGGCCGAAGCGCGTCGACGGATGCGGTGATGGGGCCGAAGAGCGACGTCGAGGTCGCGTGGGAGAAGAAGCTCAACGAGTCCCTGACGATTAGCGATTCGCTTCAGGGGACGCCCATCGTCGTCAACGACACCGTGTACGCGGGTATCGAACTCGGGTCCAACGGTCGGGTCTCCGCCTTCGACAAGCAGACCGGCGAGACGAGGTGGACGAAGTCGATACAGCCGGAGGTGACCGGATCGCCAGTCACCTGGGGAGATACGCTGATCGTCCCCGTCGAGAATGGCACCCCGGCCGAAGAAAGTCTCGTGACGTTCGATCGACACACGGGCGAACGACTGTGGCAACAGACGAACGCCAGCGGATCGCCGGCAATCGTCAACGGGACCGCCTACACGCCGAGCGGCGATGCGGTCGACGTCGACACCGGCGAGATGGTCTGGTCGACCGGACGGACGGCCGATGGCGTCGCTGTCAGCGACAGCCGTGTGTTCCTGCCGATCGGCAGTCGCCTCGTCGCCCTGCGCGCGTCGAACGGGAGCGTCGCCTGGGACCGAAGGAACGTCCAAACCGGCTTCGCTGCGCCCGCAGTCGCCGACGGGACGCTGTTTACCGGGGACGGACGCGTCAGGGCCCTCGATGCGGCGACCGGGGAGACGCGGTGGCAACGCGCGATCGGCGGCCGGAACACGAGTCAGGAGGTGTCACCGGCCCTCGCGAACGGGACGGTGTACTTCTCGACGCACAACGACAGCCGGGCCGTCGGCGGCCGGCTCGTCGCGCTGAACGCGTCGACGGGCGACGAGGAGTGGACCGCAACGTACCCCCACTGGGGCGAATCGGCTCCAATCGTCGTCAACGGGACGGTGTATGTCGGCAGCAACGCGTGCGAGGAGGTGTGTGACACGACCTACTACCCCGACGGGATCGTCTGGGCGTTTGACGCCGAGACGGGCGAAGAGTACTGGACATTCAGGGTCGACGAGCACCTGCGCTCCGCTCCGTCCGCGTCGGACGGCAAACTCTACGTCGGCAACGGGATGGGGACGCTGCGGGCGCTCGGCGGCGATACGACGCCGCCCGATAATAGTCCGCCGGACGCCGCCCTGTCAGCCAACGCCACGAACGTCACGGTCAGAACGCCGATCCGGTTCACGGGCGAGTCCTCGTCCGATCCGGATGGCGACTCGCTCGCCTACGAGTGGGACTTTGACGGCGACGACGCCGTCGACGCGACCGGCGAAACGGTGACCCGCGCGTTCGACGCGTCGGGGAACTACACCGTCTCGCTGACCGTTTCGGACGGCGAGGCGACCGCGGACGATACGGTCGCGATATCGGTCGCGAACGCGACGAACGAAAGCGGCGGGGCGACCGACGAGGGGAACGAAAGTGGAGGAAATGAAAGCGGTGGCTCCACCGACGACGGCGAAACCGGCGGTTTGACGCCGACGATCCCGTCAGGAGGTGGAGGAACGATCGACCCAGTGCCGGACGAGGACCCGTCCACCTCGAACGCGAGCAACGAGTCGGAAGCGAATGCGACGACCGGGCCGAAGAACGGCTCGATCACCATCGTCGAGGTGACGCCCGAGACGACGTCGCTGAGCCCCGACGAGACGGTGGGCGTCTCGGTGACCGTCGAACGGACGGCTCGGACGACGGAGGCGGCGCAGCTGAATCTGACGACCGACGGCCGACGCCTCGACGCGGCCAGCGTCGCGTTCTCGAGTAACGAATCGAGAACCGCGGAGCTCACGGCGACGTTCGACGAGCCAGGGACGTATCCGCTGACTGTCGACGGCTCCGAGGCCGCGACGATCACTGTCGAACAGCAGGGAGAGGAGAGCCGGAACGGAACGGCAACGCACAACGGGACGGAAGCGGGGAACGGAACGGGGTCAGAGAATGAGACCGCAGCTGGGAACGAGACGGAACCAGCGAACGTATCGGGGACGCAGAACGGTACGGCGGTCCGCAACGGGACGAGTGCGGAGAACGGTACGGAGGCGACGAACGAATCGGACGCAGCTCAACCTGACTCCGTCCCCGGTTTCGGCGTCGTCCCCGCGCTCGTCGCGTTCCTCGTTCTGGCGATCGGGGCGCGACGGCGGACGTCGTAG
- a CDS encoding formate/nitrite transporter family protein, whose amino-acid sequence MYEDSLTDISDAAAAQVELIKKSLPAYLVHSGMAGVYIAFAVVMTFIFGQSLYQTVFEPVRGIVMAAVFGIALSLVIVAGSELFTGNAMIMSVGALTDRTTWSDLGTVWSVSWIGNLMGSMLIVGLAFLAGVFPDGSLLASVGSYKMNAPAIELFTRAILCNWLVVLAVWSNFQLENPVAKLIMVWWCLLAFVGSGFEHSIANMSILGLANVVVPGAAGVSWQGMAYNLTIVTAGNIVSGVVCMGAAYYYVTSSYGYSWNWGLEDTSTQTGNVVVSDDD is encoded by the coding sequence ATGTACGAGGACTCTCTGACCGACATCAGCGACGCCGCTGCCGCGCAGGTCGAGCTCATCAAGAAGAGCCTCCCGGCGTACCTGGTCCACTCCGGGATGGCGGGCGTGTACATCGCCTTCGCCGTCGTGATGACGTTCATCTTCGGCCAGTCGCTGTACCAGACGGTGTTCGAGCCGGTCCGCGGCATCGTGATGGCCGCGGTGTTCGGCATCGCGCTGTCGCTGGTCATCGTCGCGGGCTCGGAGCTGTTCACGGGCAACGCGATGATCATGTCCGTCGGCGCGCTCACCGATCGCACGACGTGGAGCGACCTCGGCACGGTCTGGAGCGTTTCCTGGATCGGCAACCTCATGGGCTCGATGCTGATCGTCGGGCTGGCGTTCCTCGCGGGCGTGTTCCCCGACGGCTCGCTGCTCGCGTCGGTCGGCAGTTACAAGATGAACGCGCCCGCGATCGAGCTGTTCACCCGCGCGATCCTCTGTAACTGGCTGGTCGTGCTCGCCGTGTGGAGCAACTTCCAGCTGGAGAACCCGGTCGCCAAGCTCATCATGGTCTGGTGGTGCCTGCTGGCGTTCGTCGGCTCCGGCTTCGAGCACAGCATCGCCAACATGAGCATCCTCGGGCTGGCGAACGTCGTCGTCCCGGGCGCCGCCGGCGTCTCCTGGCAGGGGATGGCGTACAACCTCACCATCGTCACGGCGGGCAACATCGTCAGCGGCGTCGTCTGCATGGGCGCCGCCTACTACTACGTGACGTCGTCGTACGGCTACTCCTGGAACTGGGGCCTCGAAGACACCTCGACCCAGACCGGGAACGTCGTCGTCAGCGACGACGACTGA
- a CDS encoding helix-turn-helix domain-containing protein, whose protein sequence is MSVVVEFGLDSSEFELGRILELEAGEELELEAVIPTGERAIPSFWTDGVDADAFERRVRDHGAVEELIAVQTLEARRLYTLEWDRRADRVIGGIGAEGGQLLQATGEAEDWQFQVRFPARNALSAYQSQLRDGGLDPSIRRVYTPDEPDGTAGYGLTDCQHETLTLAVERGYYDVPRRSSTADLGAELDVSDQAVTERLRRGTDALVSNTLLAGDNG, encoded by the coding sequence ATGAGCGTCGTCGTCGAGTTCGGACTCGACAGCAGCGAGTTCGAGCTCGGACGCATCCTCGAACTCGAAGCGGGCGAGGAGCTAGAGCTCGAAGCGGTAATTCCCACCGGCGAGCGCGCGATTCCGTCGTTCTGGACCGACGGCGTCGACGCCGACGCGTTCGAGCGCCGCGTCCGCGATCACGGGGCCGTCGAGGAACTGATCGCGGTCCAGACGCTGGAGGCGCGACGCCTGTACACGCTCGAGTGGGACCGACGGGCCGACCGCGTGATCGGGGGGATCGGCGCGGAGGGGGGCCAGTTGCTGCAGGCGACCGGCGAAGCCGAAGACTGGCAGTTTCAGGTCAGATTCCCCGCGCGCAACGCGCTGTCGGCCTATCAATCGCAGCTTCGCGACGGCGGACTCGATCCCTCGATCCGGCGGGTGTACACACCGGACGAACCGGACGGGACGGCGGGCTACGGGCTCACCGATTGCCAGCACGAGACGCTGACGCTCGCCGTCGAGCGGGGGTACTACGACGTCCCTCGCCGCTCTTCGACGGCCGATCTGGGAGCGGAGCTGGATGTCTCCGATCAGGCCGTCACCGAGCGGCTGCGTCGGGGCACCGACGCGCTGGTGTCGAACACGCTGTTGGCGGGCGACAACGGATAG
- a CDS encoding YqaA family protein codes for MLAEVVSLFVDGVETAVETATGWPGMGIVFAYSFLIAFVLPGPSEIVLAAPLDLGLPGWTSLSLIMLVSATGKALGSLFAFHIGQEAKEAGPVVRWLRRSRFDVVEWSENRTVEIARKYGYAGMALALCVPFFPDTISIYAFAILEEDYGKFAAATFVGSLGRLVVTLVILGGAITLF; via the coding sequence GTGCTCGCCGAGGTGGTTTCGCTGTTCGTTGACGGCGTCGAGACTGCCGTCGAGACCGCGACCGGGTGGCCAGGGATGGGTATCGTGTTCGCGTACTCGTTCCTGATCGCGTTCGTCCTCCCGGGCCCCAGCGAGATCGTTCTCGCGGCGCCGCTGGACCTCGGGCTTCCCGGATGGACGAGCCTCTCGCTCATCATGCTGGTCAGCGCGACCGGAAAGGCCCTGGGAAGTCTCTTTGCCTTTCACATCGGCCAGGAGGCGAAGGAAGCCGGCCCCGTCGTGCGCTGGCTTCGCCGGTCCCGGTTCGACGTCGTCGAGTGGTCCGAGAACCGAACGGTCGAAATCGCTCGCAAGTACGGCTACGCCGGGATGGCCCTGGCGCTGTGCGTCCCATTCTTCCCGGACACGATCTCGATCTACGCCTTCGCCATCCTCGAGGAGGACTACGGAAAGTTCGCCGCGGCGACGTTCGTCGGCAGCCTCGGCCGTCTGGTGGTGACGCTGGTGATCCTGGGCGGCGCGATCACGTTGTTTTAG